One window from the genome of Echinicola vietnamensis DSM 17526 encodes:
- a CDS encoding bifunctional nuclease family protein, protein MENTVELEILGLSSNHSQSGSFTLVMGETTGTRRLPIVIGMFEAQAIAIEIEKIVPNRPMTHDLFKSFASNFGFSVDYILVSDMREGVFYAKIVCKDGKKNVEIDARPSDAIAIAVRFDAPIFCEKKVMSEAAIEFNEEEEEKSGGKSAAEDKKVSSTKSRRQEPLKDYSLEKLNQLLDKAINNEDYEQAARIRDEINRRN, encoded by the coding sequence GTGGAGAACACAGTTGAACTAGAGATATTAGGTTTATCATCAAATCATTCACAATCAGGATCCTTCACGCTGGTGATGGGCGAGACCACTGGTACGCGGAGACTTCCCATCGTGATCGGAATGTTTGAGGCTCAGGCGATTGCTATTGAGATAGAGAAGATCGTCCCTAATCGTCCCATGACCCATGACCTTTTTAAGTCCTTTGCGAGTAATTTTGGGTTTTCGGTAGATTACATTCTTGTTTCAGATATGAGAGAGGGTGTTTTTTACGCTAAAATTGTCTGTAAAGACGGCAAGAAGAATGTGGAAATCGATGCCCGACCGTCGGATGCCATCGCGATAGCGGTGCGTTTTGATGCCCCGATATTTTGTGAGAAGAAGGTGATGTCAGAAGCGGCCATTGAATTCAACGAAGAGGAAGAAGAGAAAAGTGGAGGAAAGTCAGCAGCCGAAGACAAAAAGGTCTCCTCAACTAAATCGAGGCGTCAAGAACCACTCAAAGATTATAGCCTAGAAAAGCTGAACCAGTTACTGGACAAGGCCATCAATAATGAGGACTATGAGCAAGCAGCTCGTATTAGAGATGAGATAAATCGAAGAAATTAA
- a CDS encoding NupC/NupG family nucleoside CNT transporter, giving the protein MDYLRGMIGIVALLGVAFLFSASRKSVDWKLVGIGVILQIVFGFLITKVAFVESVFASISGAFVKLLSFAQAGAIFLFGDLATDSFGTIFAFQVLPTIIFFSTVSAGLYYLGVLQKIVFGIAWVMARTMKLSGAESLSAAGNIFLGQTEAPLLVRPFIPTMTRSELMCLMTGGMATIAGGVLAAYVAFLGGDDPAEQSKFASYLLGASIMNAPAAIVMSKLIIPETNKEGLNDKLEVSSEGMGVNLIDAMSIGAADGLKLALNVGGMLLAFIAVIAMLNYLLSGVLGDVTGLNQFVVDTTNGRFDGFSLEYILGQVFRIFAWLMGVEWQDTLQVGSLLGQKTVINEFVAYSDLSSMKAEGDLSPKSIIIATYALCGFSNFSSIAIQVGGIGSIAPGQQGNLSKLGMHALLAATLACMMTATIAGMLFS; this is encoded by the coding sequence ATGGATTATTTAAGAGGTATGATTGGAATTGTTGCGTTATTGGGCGTAGCATTTCTATTTTCAGCGAGCAGAAAGTCAGTGGATTGGAAATTAGTGGGGATAGGGGTGATCTTACAAATAGTCTTTGGCTTTTTGATTACTAAGGTAGCCTTTGTCGAATCTGTTTTTGCCAGTATCAGTGGTGCTTTTGTGAAATTACTTAGTTTTGCACAGGCCGGAGCGATTTTTTTGTTTGGTGATTTAGCCACAGATTCATTTGGGACCATATTTGCCTTTCAGGTGTTACCTACCATTATCTTCTTTTCGACCGTTTCTGCGGGATTGTATTATTTAGGTGTATTGCAAAAAATCGTGTTTGGAATTGCTTGGGTAATGGCCAGGACCATGAAGCTTTCTGGTGCCGAAAGCCTTTCAGCCGCGGGGAATATTTTTTTGGGTCAGACAGAAGCGCCGTTGTTGGTGCGTCCTTTTATACCAACCATGACCCGATCAGAGCTTATGTGTTTGATGACAGGAGGGATGGCGACCATTGCTGGTGGTGTTTTGGCTGCCTATGTGGCTTTTTTGGGAGGGGATGACCCTGCTGAACAGAGCAAGTTTGCATCGTACCTTTTAGGCGCAAGTATTATGAATGCACCTGCCGCCATTGTCATGTCCAAATTAATTATTCCTGAGACCAATAAAGAAGGTCTAAATGATAAACTGGAAGTGAGCAGTGAAGGTATGGGGGTAAACTTGATCGATGCCATGTCTATAGGAGCAGCAGATGGGTTGAAACTGGCGTTAAATGTAGGAGGGATGTTACTGGCTTTTATTGCTGTCATCGCCATGCTTAATTATCTGCTATCAGGGGTGCTGGGTGATGTGACAGGCTTAAATCAATTTGTGGTTGATACCACCAATGGGAGGTTTGATGGTTTCTCATTGGAATATATCCTTGGTCAGGTGTTTAGGATATTCGCTTGGCTGATGGGGGTGGAATGGCAGGATACGCTTCAAGTGGGCTCGCTACTGGGACAAAAGACGGTTATCAATGAGTTTGTGGCGTATTCAGATCTCTCTTCCATGAAGGCAGAAGGAGACTTATCACCAAAATCAATCATCATCGCAACGTACGCCCTTTGCGGGTTTTCTAATTTTAGCTCCATTGCGATACAAGTGGGAGGAATAGGAAGCATTGCCCCGGGACAACAAGGAAATCTTTCTAAATTGGGCATGCATGCCCTTCTTGCCGCTACTTTGGCGTGTATGATGACAGCCACCATTGCTGGGATGCTTTTCAGCTAA
- a CDS encoding peptidylprolyl isomerase, giving the protein MKTAEIVTEKGTMKVEFYEKDAPNTVKNFIDLSEKGFYNGLTFHRVIPNFVIQGGCPIGNGAGGPGYTIDCELDGGNQHHERGVLSMAHAGRNTGGSQFFICHSRDNTAHLDRNHTCFGKVIEGLDVIDQIRQGDKIEKIVISEA; this is encoded by the coding sequence ATGAAAACAGCAGAAATCGTTACTGAAAAAGGAACCATGAAGGTGGAGTTTTATGAAAAAGATGCTCCCAACACGGTGAAAAACTTTATAGACCTTTCCGAAAAAGGCTTTTACAATGGACTTACCTTTCATCGGGTAATTCCTAACTTTGTCATTCAAGGCGGATGCCCCATTGGAAATGGTGCCGGTGGACCAGGATATACCATTGATTGTGAACTGGACGGAGGTAACCAACACCATGAACGCGGTGTCTTATCCATGGCGCACGCAGGAAGAAACACAGGAGGATCCCAGTTTTTCATCTGCCATAGCAGAGACAATACCGCCCATTTGGACAGAAACCACACCTGCTTTGGCAAGGTGATAGAAGGTTTGGATGTAATAGATCAGATACGCCAAGGAGACAAAATCGAAAAAATCGTCATTTCAGAGGCATAA
- the pckA gene encoding phosphoenolpyruvate carboxykinase (ATP), whose amino-acid sequence MISKTSPVTDQQRIHEQLDKGQLKLNLTPPELIEHALAQKEGWLTDTGALMADTGKFTGRSPKDRYIVSDYKTKNTIWWGTINIPFMEAHFDGLLNKMTAYLKNRIIFARDMYAGADSRYRLNVRVYNTLAWHNLFCHNMFLRPEEGETIDLETAYTIICIPEFEADPTVDGTRGKNFTIINLTRKIILIGGTGYAGEIKKGIFSVLNYLLPLKEKVLSMHCSANIGKMGDTAVFFGLSGTGKTTLSADPERKLIGDDEHGWTNNGIFNFEGGCYAKVIDLSEQKEPEIWRAIKFGSIVENTKFFPNSRTINFADSTTTENTRTAYPLYHIPQAIMPPLGTLPKNIFFLTADAFGVLPPISKLNPSQAMYHFISGYTAKVAGTEMGITEPQKTFSACFGAAFLPLHPTVYASLFGKKMKDHNANVWLVNTGWTGGSYGVGSRMKLSHTRAMISAALEGKLDNVNYKNHPVFNVAVPQRCPGVPQEILNPKDTWENPGEYDQKAFQLASSFVENFKKYEDFADEEIMAGAPTC is encoded by the coding sequence ATGATCAGTAAAACATCCCCCGTTACTGACCAACAGCGTATTCATGAACAGTTGGATAAAGGTCAGTTAAAACTCAACCTAACACCTCCTGAACTTATTGAGCATGCCCTTGCCCAAAAAGAAGGATGGCTGACAGACACTGGTGCCTTAATGGCAGACACCGGTAAGTTCACAGGAAGGTCACCAAAAGACCGTTACATCGTTTCTGACTACAAGACCAAAAACACCATCTGGTGGGGAACGATCAACATTCCCTTTATGGAAGCGCATTTTGATGGTTTATTGAACAAAATGACAGCTTACCTGAAGAACAGGATCATATTTGCCCGGGATATGTATGCCGGTGCTGACAGTAGGTACCGGCTTAATGTCAGGGTTTACAACACCTTGGCCTGGCACAACCTCTTTTGCCACAATATGTTTTTAAGGCCAGAGGAAGGCGAAACCATTGATTTGGAAACAGCTTACACCATTATCTGTATTCCAGAATTCGAAGCTGACCCAACGGTAGATGGCACTAGAGGCAAGAATTTCACCATCATCAATCTTACTAGGAAAATCATTCTAATTGGCGGAACTGGTTATGCTGGCGAGATCAAAAAAGGTATATTTTCAGTGTTGAATTACCTGTTACCTTTAAAAGAAAAGGTGCTTTCTATGCACTGCTCTGCTAACATCGGTAAGATGGGAGATACAGCTGTATTCTTTGGTCTTTCTGGAACGGGAAAGACGACCTTGTCTGCTGACCCGGAGCGAAAGCTCATCGGTGACGACGAACATGGCTGGACCAATAATGGTATATTTAACTTTGAAGGTGGATGCTATGCTAAAGTCATCGACCTTTCTGAGCAAAAAGAACCAGAAATTTGGCGAGCGATAAAATTCGGTTCCATCGTGGAAAACACAAAGTTCTTTCCCAACAGTAGGACTATAAACTTTGCGGATAGTACGACTACCGAAAACACCAGAACAGCATATCCGTTGTACCACATACCTCAGGCCATAATGCCCCCACTGGGCACCTTGCCCAAAAACATCTTCTTCCTCACAGCGGATGCTTTCGGAGTACTCCCCCCTATTTCCAAACTAAACCCCAGCCAAGCCATGTACCACTTCATCTCTGGCTACACGGCCAAAGTAGCGGGTACCGAAATGGGAATAACAGAACCCCAAAAAACATTTTCAGCTTGCTTTGGAGCTGCATTTCTCCCGCTACACCCCACGGTTTATGCCAGTTTATTTGGCAAAAAAATGAAAGACCATAATGCAAATGTCTGGTTGGTAAATACTGGATGGACAGGCGGCTCTTATGGGGTGGGTTCACGGATGAAACTCTCCCATACCAGAGCCATGATTTCTGCAGCATTGGAAGGAAAACTCGACAATGTCAATTATAAAAACCACCCTGTGTTCAATGTTGCTGTTCCACAACGTTGCCCGGGAGTACCGCAAGAAATCCTGAACCCCAAAGACACATGGGAAAACCCAGGTGAATATGACCAAAAGGCTTTTCAGCTGGCAAGTTCATTTGTGGAGAACTTCAAAAAATACGAGGACTTTGCCGATGAGGAGATCATGGCAGGAGCCCCCACATGCTAA
- a CDS encoding peptide MFS transporter: protein MLENEESNKQQLDRGFDGPSMFGHPRGLMTLFFTEMWERFSYYGMRALLILFMTTAVIDGGLGFDDKTSGAIYGLYTMGVYLLALPGGWLADRLFGLKKSVWYGGIIIALGHFTMGLPGILAMLEGGHVAKDTLSSLDTTSFFLGLILIVVGTGLLKPNISSIVGQLYHEGSSKRDAGFSIFYMGINIGGFIAPIICSTFAEIDWHLGFGVAGFGMVLGLIQYRLTSGTLKGKGELTDPASEVEVAHRRRLRMFTFLTIIVISLVVFLMFQGTIAINAAAIADASYKVIALVAAGFFIYVILFGGLDKEEKKKVGVIAILLCFGALFWSGFEQAGSTLNLFAERFTNRHVFGWEIPTGYFQSANSMFIIIFAPVFAALWVWLAKRHLEPSSPIKFAFGLILLGIGFLVMYFAAKVAAAGSLAAPTWLMFTYLFHTFGELSLSPVGLSLTTKLAPKKFQGQMMGMWFLSVALGNLVAGIIAGEASGGSKEAVAEMPDQYMLIVMISIGAGIVLMLITKPIRKLMGNVR from the coding sequence ATGTTAGAAAACGAAGAATCCAATAAACAGCAACTCGATAGAGGTTTTGATGGCCCATCGATGTTTGGCCACCCAAGGGGGTTAATGACACTTTTTTTTACTGAAATGTGGGAACGTTTCAGTTATTATGGCATGAGGGCGTTGCTCATTTTATTTATGACCACGGCTGTCATTGATGGAGGCTTGGGATTTGATGATAAGACATCAGGTGCAATTTACGGTCTTTATACGATGGGGGTTTACTTGTTGGCCTTACCAGGTGGCTGGCTCGCAGACAGGTTGTTCGGGTTAAAGAAATCAGTTTGGTACGGAGGGATTATTATTGCACTGGGGCATTTTACAATGGGTTTGCCGGGAATATTGGCGATGCTGGAAGGAGGGCATGTGGCCAAGGATACGTTGTCTTCACTGGATACTACTTCCTTTTTCCTTGGGTTGATTCTTATTGTGGTGGGGACGGGTTTGCTCAAACCTAACATCAGTTCAATTGTTGGACAGCTCTATCATGAAGGAAGTTCAAAAAGAGATGCTGGATTCAGTATTTTCTATATGGGAATCAATATCGGTGGATTTATCGCACCTATTATTTGCAGTACTTTTGCTGAAATAGATTGGCATTTAGGTTTTGGTGTAGCAGGTTTTGGAATGGTCCTTGGACTTATTCAGTACCGATTGACATCAGGTACGCTAAAAGGGAAAGGGGAGTTGACAGATCCAGCCTCTGAGGTGGAAGTCGCTCACCGACGTCGACTAAGGATGTTTACTTTTCTGACAATAATAGTTATTTCCTTAGTAGTTTTTTTAATGTTTCAGGGCACTATTGCTATTAATGCTGCAGCGATAGCGGATGCATCTTATAAGGTTATTGCCTTGGTGGCAGCAGGATTCTTTATTTATGTGATTCTTTTTGGTGGGTTGGATAAAGAAGAAAAGAAAAAAGTAGGAGTGATTGCTATTTTACTCTGTTTTGGAGCGTTGTTTTGGTCAGGATTTGAGCAGGCAGGTTCCACCTTGAATCTGTTTGCAGAACGGTTTACTAATCGACATGTGTTTGGATGGGAGATTCCAACAGGATACTTCCAATCTGCAAACTCCATGTTTATCATTATTTTTGCGCCTGTATTTGCAGCCCTATGGGTTTGGTTGGCCAAAAGACATTTAGAGCCCAGTTCTCCTATTAAATTCGCCTTTGGCCTGATCCTGCTCGGGATAGGCTTTTTAGTGATGTATTTTGCAGCTAAAGTAGCGGCAGCGGGAAGTTTAGCCGCTCCCACCTGGTTAATGTTTACCTATCTGTTTCATACTTTTGGAGAATTGAGCTTAAGCCCAGTGGGATTGAGCTTGACCACAAAGCTGGCACCGAAAAAATTTCAAGGGCAAATGATGGGAATGTGGTTTTTGTCTGTTGCTTTGGGCAATTTGGTTGCTGGCATTATCGCTGGGGAAGCGAGTGGAGGCTCCAAGGAAGCAGTAGCTGAAATGCCGGATCAGTATATGTTAATTGTAATGATATCCATAGGAGCAGGAATTGTACTCATGTTGATTACCAAACCTATTAGGAAATTAATGGGGAATGTTAGATAA
- a CDS encoding undecaprenyl-phosphate glucose phosphotransferase → MNNINKLVAGFFFIWDTVILGITFLVSLYIFKDTSVQGLDWMLFMGLISIWLVIVKWRKLYFFDVNGDLSNRILNYVKSSAILVVILGLAYLIFTFPPTFRKVVLSFSIGFPLIGIVTNFVILSIINRLKNSGGVGKNVLVTGQGEMVNKVNSYFKENPKNGYQVKGVVKYQNVAEPELAIEGGEYVSDLESMGSYIKENPVDEVIVALPIQYSEEIKKILNTADYYGTRVRFVPDYQNLLGEDCKVIRQGKMDMVNVRQMPLDDKISAFIKECFDWCFSSLVLLMLSPLFFLIVLLIKLDSPGPAFYCPERIGKGGKPFRVFKFRTMKENDSTGKASTVENDPRITKVGKVLRKYSIDELPQFANVFMGDMSVVGPRPHRTYLNEEFQRSVDKAMVRHYFKPGVTGWAQVNGWRGPTETAEQKEQRIAHDLWYLKNWSMKLDLKIIYLTIFGRKTHGTAF, encoded by the coding sequence ATGAATAATATTAACAAACTTGTCGCGGGTTTTTTCTTTATCTGGGACACTGTCATTTTAGGAATTACTTTTCTTGTTTCACTTTATATCTTTAAAGATACAAGTGTTCAAGGATTGGATTGGATGCTCTTCATGGGGCTTATTTCTATATGGCTGGTAATAGTGAAATGGAGAAAGCTATATTTCTTTGATGTCAATGGGGATCTTTCAAACAGAATTTTAAATTATGTAAAGTCCAGTGCCATCTTAGTGGTGATCTTGGGCTTGGCTTATTTAATATTCACTTTTCCTCCAACCTTTAGAAAAGTGGTGCTTTCTTTCTCTATCGGATTTCCTTTGATTGGCATTGTAACCAACTTTGTCATCTTAAGTATAATTAATCGACTGAAGAATAGTGGAGGGGTTGGTAAAAATGTCCTGGTGACGGGACAAGGAGAAATGGTCAATAAGGTGAATTCCTATTTTAAAGAAAATCCTAAGAACGGATATCAGGTAAAAGGTGTCGTGAAATATCAAAATGTGGCAGAACCTGAGTTGGCAATAGAAGGCGGCGAATACGTTAGTGATTTAGAGAGTATGGGAAGCTACATAAAAGAGAATCCTGTAGATGAAGTTATAGTAGCTCTTCCAATTCAATATTCAGAGGAAATCAAAAAAATTCTAAATACAGCTGATTATTACGGAACAAGGGTTAGGTTTGTGCCAGACTATCAAAACCTTCTAGGAGAAGACTGCAAAGTGATCAGGCAAGGGAAAATGGACATGGTAAACGTGAGACAGATGCCCCTTGATGATAAGATTTCTGCCTTTATAAAGGAATGTTTTGATTGGTGTTTTTCCAGCTTGGTACTTCTAATGCTGTCACCATTGTTCTTTTTAATTGTGTTACTTATTAAACTTGATAGTCCAGGTCCAGCTTTTTACTGTCCTGAAAGGATTGGGAAAGGTGGGAAGCCGTTTAGGGTTTTTAAGTTTAGGACCATGAAGGAAAATGACAGTACGGGTAAGGCCTCAACGGTGGAAAATGATCCTCGTATCACCAAAGTCGGTAAAGTTCTTAGAAAGTACAGTATTGATGAGCTTCCTCAGTTTGCCAATGTATTTATGGGAGATATGAGCGTGGTAGGGCCAAGACCTCATAGGACATACCTTAACGAAGAGTTTCAGCGAAGCGTGGATAAGGCAATGGTGAGACATTACTTTAAACCAGGTGTCACTGGATGGGCCCAAGTAAATGGATGGAGAGGTCCTACAGAAACAGCTGAGCAGAAAGAGCAACGCATTGCACATGACCTTTGGTACTTAAAGAACTGGTCAATGAAATTAGATCTTAAAATTATATACTTAACAATTTTTGGACGTAAGACACACGGGACCGCTTTTTGA
- a CDS encoding polysaccharide lyase, with amino-acid sequence MKSITNLTCRGILAGITTVLFASSCQLDESQQLDIQESTEIAEVTTQLSGLLFEEDFEGDNPLYGVHTQGAEDYSVRVVSWRSFQGKKCAMFRLKSSDEMVANGTRSELLVNNGAPSSNMWYSFAVYFPEGGYEYDRANESISQWRQSSGGPSLSLRTSKDDLYLRVVSPHNENKWETINMGPIIKDEWTELAFRIHHSSGSEGSIEVWRNGNKVVNYQGPNLFKGQGLPHWKVGIYKSIWNYTETDTDLRSLYMDNIRYGDQNTSITDLVTGSMLNLAGTVISDPKEPKLIIANADTETLWEDLHPGKIVYFSRLGTEKFSIYADVDERVKSVRFDLHRLNGNGKYDLIHSLMDGGFPFLLFGDDGKGNFYYGNAFLESGKYRVDVAAFADEKGVIPVGDKMSSTFKIY; translated from the coding sequence ATGAAATCTATTACCAATTTAACCTGCAGGGGAATTCTTGCAGGAATCACTACAGTTTTGTTTGCGAGTTCTTGCCAACTAGATGAATCGCAACAGCTCGATATTCAAGAGAGCACAGAAATTGCCGAAGTAACGACCCAATTGTCAGGCTTATTATTTGAGGAGGATTTTGAAGGAGACAATCCTCTTTATGGCGTGCACACACAGGGGGCAGAGGATTACAGCGTGAGAGTGGTTTCTTGGAGATCGTTCCAGGGAAAAAAATGTGCAATGTTTAGACTAAAATCATCTGATGAAATGGTGGCAAATGGAACTCGGTCTGAACTTTTGGTCAATAATGGAGCTCCATCTAGTAATATGTGGTACAGTTTTGCTGTTTACTTTCCTGAAGGAGGTTATGAGTATGACAGGGCAAATGAATCAATTTCCCAATGGCGGCAAAGTTCTGGAGGACCATCACTTTCACTTAGAACGTCAAAAGATGATCTATATCTCAGAGTTGTTTCTCCACATAACGAAAATAAATGGGAAACTATAAACATGGGGCCGATCATTAAGGATGAATGGACAGAATTAGCATTTCGTATTCATCATTCTTCAGGATCTGAAGGTTCTATTGAAGTATGGAGAAATGGTAATAAGGTCGTTAATTACCAAGGGCCGAACCTATTTAAAGGACAAGGATTACCACATTGGAAGGTAGGAATCTATAAGTCTATATGGAATTATACTGAGACTGATACAGATTTGAGGTCTTTGTATATGGATAATATACGCTATGGCGATCAAAACACCTCTATTACAGATTTGGTTACAGGAAGTATGCTAAATTTAGCTGGTACTGTTATTTCGGATCCAAAGGAGCCTAAATTAATCATTGCCAATGCGGATACGGAAACTCTATGGGAAGATTTACATCCAGGGAAAATAGTATATTTTTCTAGATTAGGCACTGAGAAATTCAGTATTTATGCAGATGTCGATGAGAGAGTTAAAAGCGTTCGATTTGATTTACATCGTCTAAATGGAAATGGTAAGTACGATTTGATTCATTCTCTTATGGATGGCGGCTTCCCTTTTCTTTTGTTTGGAGACGATGGAAAAGGTAACTTTTATTATGGTAATGCGTTCCTTGAATCAGGAAAATATAGAGTTGACGTTGCTGCATTTGCTGATGAGAAAGGGGTTATCCCGGTAGGAGACAAGATGTCGTCGACCTTTAAAATTTACTAA
- a CDS encoding serine O-acetyltransferase, producing MELIKTKEDLNRVLKIEKAKLNIKRPFLMWISYSEGYRVYRFFKNLRYLEFYLNKKKNPWDYLPLAWRYWNHRRMKLKFSFYIHPNTLGEGFHLVHSGFVRIAVFANIGKNCTVLPRVLIGKKKPRIEDPRVLIGEDCYIGTGVTILGPIKIGNNVTIAAGSVVTHDVPDNCVIGGIPAKIIKYKNSPDPVSSSA from the coding sequence ATGGAATTAATCAAAACCAAAGAAGACTTGAATAGGGTCTTGAAAATAGAAAAGGCAAAACTCAACATCAAGAGACCATTTCTAATGTGGATTTCTTATTCTGAAGGATACAGGGTTTATCGTTTTTTTAAAAATTTACGATACCTAGAGTTTTACCTTAATAAAAAGAAAAATCCGTGGGACTACCTACCATTAGCCTGGAGATACTGGAATCATAGAAGAATGAAGCTTAAATTTAGCTTTTATATTCATCCAAATACTTTAGGAGAAGGCTTTCATTTAGTTCATTCTGGCTTTGTACGCATTGCGGTTTTTGCTAACATTGGTAAAAACTGTACAGTTCTTCCTCGTGTGTTAATAGGGAAAAAAAAGCCAAGAATAGAAGATCCTAGAGTCTTAATTGGAGAAGATTGCTATATTGGAACAGGTGTTACGATATTAGGGCCAATAAAAATTGGCAACAATGTAACTATTGCTGCAGGTAGTGTAGTAACTCATGATGTTCCTGATAATTGTGTTATTGGAGGAATTCCGGCTAAAATCATAAAGTATAAAAACTCTCCTGATCCTGTTTCTTCATCCGCATGA
- a CDS encoding DUF354 domain-containing protein, protein MKILIDINHPAHVHYFKNLYKIMADEGHQILFVSRNKEIEHKLLKAYNIPFINRGKGQNGAIGKFLYLLYADLKLLRIAKKFKPDVFLNFLHPYPSHIAKLINKPSIVFSDTEHATLHAKLTVPYATSIHTPACYRTDLGEKHHRFNGYMELSYLHPNYFTPDPTILDIIGVKPQERFVIIRFVAWGSVHDFGHSGMSMENKRKAIKEISKYARVLITSESELPEDLEKFRIKIPIDKIHHALYYSSLLFGESATMASEAAVLGTPAIFLDNDGRGYTDEQEKKYKLVYNFTETPNDQEQAIQKAVEILSVESNDQLYKNRRLKLLKNSIDTTEYMIEKVLQYAPSKQQVNKKGPSIKASLEVSSHGS, encoded by the coding sequence ATGAAAATTTTAATTGATATCAATCACCCTGCTCACGTTCATTATTTTAAGAACCTATACAAAATAATGGCAGATGAAGGTCACCAAATATTGTTTGTCTCTAGAAACAAAGAAATTGAACATAAATTGCTCAAAGCATACAATATCCCTTTCATAAACCGTGGAAAAGGACAAAATGGAGCTATTGGAAAATTCTTATACCTACTATATGCTGATTTAAAACTACTTAGGATAGCTAAAAAATTTAAACCAGATGTATTTTTGAATTTTTTACATCCTTACCCCTCACATATCGCAAAATTAATCAACAAACCATCAATTGTTTTCAGTGACACGGAACATGCTACGCTCCATGCTAAGCTAACAGTCCCCTATGCCACATCCATTCACACTCCGGCATGTTACCGAACAGATTTAGGTGAAAAGCATCATCGCTTCAACGGCTACATGGAACTTTCTTACTTACATCCAAATTATTTCACTCCAGACCCAACTATATTAGACATTATTGGTGTAAAGCCTCAAGAGCGTTTTGTCATTATCAGATTTGTGGCTTGGGGATCTGTCCATGATTTTGGCCATTCAGGCATGTCTATGGAAAACAAACGAAAAGCCATTAAAGAAATTTCTAAATATGCTCGAGTACTTATAACTTCTGAAAGTGAGCTTCCTGAGGATTTAGAAAAATTTCGTATAAAAATCCCAATTGATAAAATACATCATGCTCTCTATTATAGCTCCCTATTATTTGGCGAAAGCGCTACAATGGCCTCGGAGGCCGCTGTTTTAGGCACTCCTGCTATTTTTTTAGATAACGACGGTCGTGGCTATACTGATGAGCAAGAAAAAAAATATAAGCTGGTTTATAATTTCACAGAAACTCCTAATGATCAAGAGCAAGCCATACAAAAAGCTGTTGAAATTCTTTCTGTAGAAAGCAATGACCAGCTCTATAAAAATAGAAGATTGAAACTCTTAAAAAACAGCATAGATACAACTGAATATATGATCGAAAAAGTTTTACAGTATGCTCCATCAAAGCAACAAGTGAATAAAAAAGGACCATCTATAAAAGCGTCTCTTGAAGTCTCATCGCATGGATCCTAA